A part of Marinifilum sp. JC120 genomic DNA contains:
- a CDS encoding sensor histidine kinase has protein sequence MSSENKSADVSSYEAEGPLGEGFHLSTGPGPEKILQIQRRIHEKMDDYKDYSFSATEKRALMIFFDLAQEFDSLEDFFTVCTAVPRSLFNLDCRLYLAMGPDEFIPVGRTESRAPVCSSVPLEKTFRAGHLFIPIRGNLELVDQLPFKPAGEVIGCFEFYKMDALSDHQSLFFEKFVNRVGFQLHSKILRRKGQEHLEFVRNLVKDVGHNVIVPNMYFKLFYNRLRDRIENIRKLEAALDNKSVLEISSELEQLYSGLVSQFNEIHSHYEQTSLFLETLLRRQHFEEGRYIVEKRPCNLLKQIIEPQLERYRSRFEDRGIRLDISMGGVPDREVRIVADVGLISQVYANFFSNAVKYARDETMCDGRRDKFAAYGWDMVKDYFRNGWDGLKLNVFTTGPHIQEEDRDMLFQPGFRSANVGNEYGSGHGLFFVRQVVELHGGEVGYEPQDGGNNFFFVLPLGEI, from the coding sequence ATGAGCAGCGAAAATAAAAGCGCAGACGTGTCTTCCTACGAAGCTGAAGGTCCGCTGGGAGAAGGATTCCATCTTTCTACAGGTCCGGGACCTGAGAAAATATTGCAGATACAGCGGCGTATCCATGAGAAAATGGATGACTATAAAGATTACAGCTTTTCCGCAACTGAAAAGCGGGCATTGATGATTTTTTTTGACCTTGCGCAAGAGTTTGATTCTCTGGAAGATTTTTTTACGGTTTGCACCGCAGTGCCGAGGTCGCTTTTCAATCTTGATTGCAGGCTCTATCTTGCCATGGGGCCGGATGAATTCATTCCGGTGGGCCGAACAGAGAGCCGCGCTCCGGTGTGCAGTTCTGTTCCTCTTGAAAAGACTTTCCGCGCCGGGCACTTGTTTATCCCCATCCGTGGCAATCTAGAACTGGTTGATCAGCTTCCCTTCAAGCCTGCCGGGGAAGTTATCGGTTGTTTTGAGTTTTATAAAATGGATGCTCTTTCCGATCACCAGTCGCTTTTTTTTGAGAAATTTGTCAATCGGGTCGGTTTTCAGTTGCACAGTAAAATTCTTCGGCGCAAGGGACAGGAGCATCTTGAATTCGTACGTAATCTGGTTAAAGATGTCGGGCACAATGTCATTGTTCCCAACATGTACTTTAAGCTTTTTTATAATAGGTTGCGTGACCGTATTGAAAATATCCGCAAGCTTGAAGCCGCGCTTGACAATAAGAGTGTTTTGGAGATTAGCAGTGAATTGGAACAGCTCTACAGCGGGCTTGTTAGCCAGTTTAATGAAATACACAGCCATTACGAGCAGACCAGCCTTTTTTTGGAGACTTTGTTGCGCAGGCAGCATTTTGAGGAAGGGCGTTATATTGTCGAGAAACGGCCCTGTAACCTGCTCAAGCAGATAATAGAACCGCAGCTTGAGCGCTACCGTTCCCGGTTCGAGGACCGGGGTATCAGGTTGGATATCAGTATGGGTGGGGTGCCGGATCGTGAAGTTCGTATTGTTGCTGACGTGGGGCTCATTTCTCAGGTTTATGCCAATTTTTTTTCAAATGCCGTCAAATATGCCCGAGATGAAACCATGTGTGACGGACGTAGGGATAAGTTTGCCGCTTACGGCTGGGATATGGTGAAGGATTATTTCCGTAACGGCTGGGACGGCCTGAAGCTCAATGTTTTCACCACCGGCCCGCATATTCAAGAAGAGGACCGGGATATGCTTTTTCAGCCCGGGTTCCGCAGCGCAAATGTCGGTAATGAGTATGGTTCCGGGCATGGTTTGTTTTTTGTGCGTCAGGTAGTGGAACTGCATGGGGGCGAGGTCGGGTATGAGCCGCAGGATGGTGGGAATAATTTTTTCTTTGTTCTGCCGTTGGGAGAAATTTAA
- a CDS encoding DUF4198 domain-containing protein: protein MKMKVVFLNLLLVVAMAVPASAHFQMIYTPEIAKTKGAETDLKLVFTHPYEAGHTMKMGMPEEFFMLHQKGEEGKTKKYDLKKLLKPITWTSLTNSGEAYEAKLPKKIVRSMGDYTLVLVPAPYYEGEEEIYIQQITKTYMNVGGLPGNWAAPAGLKTEWIPLVKPYAMWTGMTFKAQLLSDGKPVPNADVEVEYMNHEPDMKNNAFKKEAKSEAPHDAFVTMGVKTDAQGYVTFAIPKAGWWGFCALGSGPDKEFKGKELSQDAVIWIKAVDM from the coding sequence ATGAAGATGAAGGTAGTTTTTCTTAACCTTTTGTTGGTAGTTGCCATGGCGGTTCCCGCTTCTGCACATTTTCAGATGATTTATACCCCCGAAATCGCCAAGACCAAGGGTGCTGAAACTGATTTGAAACTTGTTTTCACCCATCCTTATGAAGCAGGGCACACCATGAAGATGGGCATGCCTGAAGAATTTTTCATGCTGCACCAGAAGGGCGAAGAGGGTAAAACCAAAAAGTACGACCTCAAAAAACTGCTTAAGCCTATCACCTGGACCAGCCTGACCAACTCCGGTGAAGCTTACGAAGCAAAGCTTCCCAAGAAAATTGTACGTTCCATGGGTGACTACACTCTGGTTCTGGTTCCTGCTCCTTATTATGAAGGCGAAGAAGAAATCTACATCCAGCAGATCACTAAGACATACATGAACGTTGGTGGCCTGCCCGGTAACTGGGCTGCTCCCGCAGGTCTGAAAACTGAATGGATTCCCCTTGTAAAGCCTTACGCTATGTGGACCGGTATGACCTTCAAAGCTCAGCTCCTTTCCGACGGCAAGCCCGTTCCCAATGCTGACGTTGAAGTTGAGTACATGAACCACGAACCTGACATGAAAAACAATGCTTTCAAAAAAGAAGCTAAATCTGAAGCTCCTCACGATGCATTCGTAACCATGGGTGTTAAAACCGATGCTCAGGGTTACGTAACTTTTGCTATCCCCAAAGCCGGCTGGTGGGGTTTCTGCGCACTGGGTTCCGGTCCTGACAAAGAGTTCAAAGGTAAAGAACTCTCTCAGGATGCTGTAATCTGGATTAAAGCCGTAGATATGTAG
- a CDS encoding transcriptional repressor: MSSPQTQFLKYLSKNKMAATEQRRIVLEVFLGTQGHHSCEELYVHVSKRDSSISPATVYRTIKLLSESGIAESLDFGDGVTRFECRHDRDHHDHLVCIRCNRRIEVMEDRIEELQEKLASKHDFVVNRHKMVLYGICPDCRKQ, from the coding sequence ATGTCAAGTCCGCAAACCCAGTTCTTGAAGTATTTATCCAAGAACAAAATGGCTGCTACTGAGCAGCGGCGAATTGTTTTGGAAGTTTTTCTTGGAACCCAAGGTCATCATTCATGCGAGGAACTATATGTTCATGTCAGCAAGCGTGATTCGTCCATCAGCCCAGCCACTGTTTACCGCACTATCAAACTCCTTTCAGAGAGTGGGATTGCTGAATCCTTGGACTTTGGTGACGGAGTAACCCGCTTCGAGTGTCGCCACGATAGGGATCATCATGATCATCTGGTCTGTATTCGCTGTAATCGCAGGATTGAGGTTATGGAAGACCGTATTGAGGAATTGCAGGAAAAATTGGCTAGCAAACATGACTTTGTGGTGAACAGGCACAAAATGGTCCTTTATGGGATTTGTCCTGATTGCCGTAAACAGTAA
- the feoB gene encoding ferrous iron transport protein B, whose product MNDEGKKAMKDNFLVALAGQQNAGKSTTYNMVTGANQHVANYPGVTVDKKVGSYHEGKTRYEVVDLPGTYSLTSFSLEERVSREFLLEEKPDVVVNVMDATCLRRSLYFTFQVLEMNFPVTVALNMMDVAESQGLSIDLKELTSRLGVDVVATVGRKGKGKQALKAAIRKAVNQESYTRPVVIDYGDLEVHVKALEEELASDASLGVLYPLRWLAIKLLENDSEARNIVGTKHASGKSIVEDALSRRMEFEDETGVNTSDYIVACRDRVAGEIVDACVTKEADSGPPISERIDHWVLNRALAPFFLLATVYLIYELSIVQGYELTKYTWPFLAKFRDIVAGILPPAGLIEDSLLRSMALWMVDSANTLLNYVPIFLILFALIAILEDSGYMARIAFILDRVFHSFGLHGQSTLPFILGGVFAGGCAVPGIMSTKGIPDERSRLATILTVPFMNCLAKIPLYTLLVNIYFADHKSWAMFFISTITIIMALIIAKILTTTVLKGRETAPFIMEMPNYHAPTVFGVVQRALERTWEYIKKVGSIVVAVSLCVFSLLQFPGLTDERMDYYETEMSKAVATYDSKVAGNGYVNLATGEKMLPLLNLYDDYKRARMNTSGKEGAARVDRSFKNANPDTFVLIKPRGDKSAKVVNRALRKLSSERKTLRRKIKEEKIKTSFFGMIGRSLEPVTKYAGFDWKVNIALISSFAARESSVATMGVLYQQGADDNQTLEQRMGNESESSGMNSLHALAVLLFFALYPPCLAATIMVKVQTGSYKWMAFAIFFPTAVGFGVASSVFMLGTALGASGIAMMKGFYGVALAVALLIALVHKISSDKVAASYEYQPSNQ is encoded by the coding sequence ATGAACGATGAGGGGAAAAAGGCGATGAAAGATAACTTTCTCGTAGCTCTTGCCGGACAGCAGAATGCCGGTAAGTCAACAACTTATAATATGGTCACCGGGGCCAACCAGCACGTGGCCAACTATCCCGGTGTCACCGTTGATAAAAAGGTCGGAAGCTACCACGAAGGAAAGACCCGTTATGAAGTGGTCGACCTTCCCGGAACGTATAGCCTAACTTCTTTTTCCCTTGAGGAAAGGGTTTCTCGTGAGTTTCTGCTGGAAGAAAAACCAGACGTGGTAGTTAACGTCATGGATGCGACCTGTTTGCGTCGCAGTCTGTACTTTACCTTCCAGGTTTTGGAGATGAATTTTCCGGTTACTGTTGCCTTGAACATGATGGATGTTGCTGAAAGTCAGGGGCTGTCAATTGATCTGAAAGAGCTTACCAGCCGTCTCGGAGTGGATGTTGTCGCTACCGTTGGGCGTAAGGGAAAAGGTAAGCAGGCCTTGAAGGCAGCCATACGTAAGGCTGTCAATCAGGAGTCCTACACCCGCCCGGTAGTTATCGACTACGGTGATCTTGAAGTTCATGTAAAAGCCCTTGAAGAAGAGCTTGCTTCAGATGCCAGCCTTGGTGTGCTTTATCCTTTGCGCTGGCTGGCTATCAAGCTTCTGGAAAACGATTCCGAAGCCCGGAATATTGTTGGAACAAAACACGCATCCGGCAAGTCCATTGTCGAAGATGCACTTTCCCGCAGGATGGAGTTTGAAGACGAAACCGGTGTCAACACCAGCGATTATATTGTTGCCTGCCGTGACCGGGTGGCCGGTGAAATCGTTGATGCCTGCGTGACCAAAGAAGCTGATTCCGGTCCGCCCATTTCAGAAAGAATTGACCACTGGGTTCTTAACCGTGCTCTGGCTCCGTTTTTTCTGTTGGCCACGGTTTACCTTATTTATGAACTTTCCATTGTTCAGGGGTATGAGCTTACCAAATACACTTGGCCGTTCCTTGCTAAGTTCAGGGATATTGTAGCAGGAATTTTACCTCCGGCTGGATTGATCGAGGACTCACTGTTGCGTTCCATGGCACTCTGGATGGTGGATAGTGCCAACACACTGCTTAACTATGTCCCGATCTTTTTGATTCTTTTTGCGCTGATCGCCATTCTGGAGGATTCCGGGTACATGGCCCGTATCGCCTTTATTCTGGACCGTGTCTTTCATAGTTTCGGTCTGCACGGGCAATCGACTCTGCCCTTTATTTTGGGCGGTGTTTTTGCCGGGGGCTGCGCTGTCCCGGGAATTATGTCTACCAAGGGCATTCCTGATGAGAGGTCAAGGCTGGCAACCATTCTGACTGTTCCGTTCATGAACTGCCTAGCCAAAATCCCTTTGTATACGCTTTTAGTTAACATTTACTTTGCGGACCACAAGTCATGGGCAATGTTCTTTATTTCGACCATTACAATCATCATGGCTTTGATTATTGCCAAGATCCTCACCACCACGGTCCTTAAAGGGCGTGAAACAGCACCTTTCATCATGGAGATGCCCAACTATCATGCGCCCACTGTTTTCGGTGTGGTCCAGAGGGCTCTGGAAAGGACATGGGAATACATTAAAAAAGTAGGCTCCATTGTTGTTGCGGTTTCCCTGTGCGTGTTCTCCCTGTTGCAGTTTCCCGGACTCACTGATGAGCGCATGGATTATTATGAGACCGAGATGAGTAAGGCTGTTGCAACCTATGATTCCAAGGTTGCAGGCAATGGGTACGTCAATCTTGCCACGGGTGAGAAAATGTTGCCGCTGCTTAATCTTTATGATGATTACAAGCGCGCCCGCATGAATACTTCCGGTAAAGAAGGTGCAGCACGGGTGGACCGTTCTTTTAAAAATGCCAACCCCGACACTTTTGTTTTGATCAAGCCCCGTGGTGATAAAAGCGCCAAGGTTGTAAACCGTGCCCTGCGTAAGCTTTCCTCTGAAAGGAAAACCCTGCGTCGCAAGATCAAGGAAGAAAAGATCAAAACCTCTTTCTTCGGTATGATCGGGCGCTCCCTTGAGCCTGTTACCAAGTATGCAGGTTTTGACTGGAAGGTGAACATTGCTCTGATCAGTTCCTTTGCGGCCCGCGAATCTTCCGTGGCTACTATGGGGGTTCTGTATCAGCAGGGTGCTGATGATAACCAGACCCTTGAGCAGAGAATGGGCAATGAAAGTGAGTCCAGCGGTATGAACTCCCTGCATGCCCTCGCGGTTCTGCTTTTCTTTGCTCTTTATCCTCCCTGCCTTGCGGCTACCATCATGGTCAAGGTGCAGACCGGGTCCTATAAGTGGATGGCCTTTGCTATCTTCTTCCCCACGGCGGTGGGCTTCGGCGTGGCGTCCTCTGTCTTCATGCTGGGGACTGCTCTCGGGGCCAGCGGAATAGCCATGATGAAGGGGTTCTATGGAGTGGCTCTAGCCGTGGCTCTGCTGATTGCACTGGTGCATAAGATATCATCAGATAAGGTAGCGGCATCCTATGAATATCAACCAAGTAACCAATAA
- a CDS encoding YtxH domain-containing protein, giving the protein MSQDYNNDYVYNYQDPQLTEQQRIDSQQQVEPVQQDTSVKSWVDVTDSRYLKGFLLGAGLALVASNPKVQKAVVSGAVKTWSAVQGGIEEAKEKIHDIKAEAQSE; this is encoded by the coding sequence ATGAGTCAAGATTACAACAACGACTACGTATATAATTATCAGGACCCGCAGCTTACCGAGCAGCAACGCATTGATTCCCAGCAGCAGGTTGAACCTGTCCAGCAGGACACCTCCGTAAAAAGCTGGGTTGATGTCACCGACTCCCGTTACCTGAAAGGTTTTCTGCTGGGCGCAGGACTGGCTCTTGTAGCTTCCAACCCCAAAGTCCAGAAAGCAGTTGTTTCCGGTGCGGTAAAAACATGGTCCGCTGTTCAGGGCGGCATTGAAGAAGCAAAAGAAAAAATCCACGACATCAAAGCCGAAGCGCAGTCTGAATAG
- the serB gene encoding phosphoserine phosphatase SerB has protein sequence MPEIILIQISGEDKPGLTSALTGVLAGYGIDILDIGQSVIHSQLVLGILIRIPREAESAPVLKDIMFKGYELGVNVKFKPTEADKYMDWVDAQGKPRHIATLVGHKLTGAHISRISQIIADNGLNIDMIHRLSGRIPMNGEPAPRHACVEFSIRGIPEDLDRMRSNFLEMAAEDQVDIALQEDNVFRRNRRLVAFDMDSTLIQAEVIDELAKAAGSGEIVSRITESAMRGEIDFKESLRQRLATLKGLDESVMEDIARTLPITEGAERLITNLKKFGYKTAIISGGFTYFGEKLQEKLGVDYVYANRLEIEDGKLTGGVIGDIVDGAKKAELLRKIAGKEQISLQQSIAVGDGANDLPMLSIAGLGIAFHAKPKVKQDARQSISHFGLDSILYLIGLRDRDTD, from the coding sequence ATGCCCGAAATAATTCTCATCCAAATATCCGGCGAAGACAAACCCGGCCTGACCTCAGCCCTTACAGGGGTTCTGGCGGGTTACGGCATTGACATTCTGGACATCGGCCAGAGCGTAATTCACAGCCAGCTTGTACTTGGCATCCTAATCCGCATTCCCCGTGAGGCTGAATCGGCTCCGGTACTCAAGGACATCATGTTCAAGGGTTACGAACTAGGAGTCAACGTCAAATTCAAGCCCACTGAAGCGGACAAATACATGGACTGGGTAGACGCTCAGGGTAAGCCCAGACACATTGCAACCCTTGTCGGCCATAAGTTGACCGGGGCACACATTTCAAGAATTTCACAGATAATCGCGGACAACGGACTCAACATCGACATGATCCACCGTCTGTCCGGCCGAATTCCCATGAACGGCGAACCTGCTCCGCGCCATGCCTGCGTTGAATTTTCCATTCGCGGGATTCCTGAAGATCTGGACCGCATGCGCTCCAATTTTCTGGAAATGGCCGCCGAAGATCAGGTGGACATAGCCTTGCAGGAAGATAACGTATTCCGCAGAAACAGAAGACTGGTGGCCTTTGATATGGACTCCACCCTCATTCAGGCGGAAGTCATTGACGAACTGGCTAAGGCAGCCGGATCAGGTGAGATAGTCAGCCGGATTACCGAATCTGCCATGCGCGGTGAAATCGACTTCAAGGAAAGTCTGCGCCAACGTCTGGCAACCCTCAAGGGGCTTGATGAGTCTGTTATGGAAGATATCGCACGCACCCTGCCCATCACCGAAGGGGCTGAGCGGCTCATCACCAACCTGAAGAAATTCGGTTACAAGACTGCCATCATTTCCGGCGGGTTCACTTACTTCGGCGAAAAGCTGCAAGAAAAGCTAGGCGTAGATTATGTTTACGCCAACCGTCTTGAAATCGAAGACGGCAAGCTGACCGGTGGAGTGATCGGAGATATTGTGGACGGAGCCAAGAAAGCGGAACTGCTACGCAAGATTGCAGGAAAAGAACAGATCAGCCTGCAACAATCCATTGCCGTGGGTGACGGGGCCAACGACCTGCCCATGCTCTCCATTGCCGGGCTGGGTATCGCCTTTCACGCCAAGCCCAAGGTCAAGCAGGATGCCCGCCAGTCCATCTCCCATTTCGGGCTGGATTCCATTCTTTACCTGATCGGATTGCGTGACAGGGATACTGATTAA
- a CDS encoding ferrous iron transport protein A has product MLNKFDFFNREPASSKKRHRGAGGRKQGKACHMRGKSLLDIPIGGSAVIRGHFSHGAVRQRLLDLGFVPGREIEVVRVATLGCPLELRVAGYCVTLRRTEAYQIEVEDER; this is encoded by the coding sequence ATGTTAAACAAATTTGATTTTTTTAACCGCGAACCTGCTTCTTCAAAGAAGAGGCATCGTGGTGCAGGCGGAAGGAAGCAGGGGAAAGCTTGCCACATGCGCGGAAAAAGTCTTCTGGATATTCCCATCGGGGGAAGTGCCGTAATTCGCGGGCATTTTTCCCATGGTGCGGTAAGACAGAGGTTGCTTGACTTGGGTTTTGTTCCCGGCAGGGAAATCGAAGTTGTTCGCGTTGCTACGCTGGGCTGCCCTCTTGAATTGCGTGTTGCCGGTTACTGCGTGACCCTGCGCCGTACTGAAGCCTATCAGATTGAGGTGGAAGATGAACGATGA
- a CDS encoding GGDEF domain-containing protein — protein MINLKNKLKTIPFFNYRPSSRNKLKAKSFVAVLLILILPAGATITVAEFTDRNTLAMYTCLHFSLCIALCMPIAGWLENWMVNRELRKMNSFCVRLKQGKLDKRLDIYSNKTGIATDELSRLQHNLNWLAHSVAKRESKLTESLLKTHQDKERLNLLSYTDHLTGLFNKRFFELKLVESCSRCISCKTPLHLILIDCDHFKEVNDIYGHQEGDRILAKLGQIISSSVRCGTDFPFRFGGDEFGAILVGVDSTRCEQIAERIRTRFSQIKLGRASLSIGISKLYYKADSPEAEAQHLVASADKALYFAKNTGRNKIISPAQYKEIPQTCDH, from the coding sequence TTGATTAACCTGAAGAATAAATTAAAAACCATCCCTTTTTTTAACTACAGACCAAGTAGCCGGAACAAGCTCAAGGCAAAGTCTTTTGTTGCAGTGCTGTTGATCCTGATCCTGCCTGCCGGGGCCACAATAACTGTGGCTGAGTTCACGGACAGAAACACCCTTGCCATGTATACCTGCCTGCATTTCAGCCTGTGCATTGCGCTGTGCATGCCCATCGCAGGCTGGCTTGAAAACTGGATGGTCAACCGAGAACTGCGAAAAATGAACAGCTTCTGCGTAAGACTCAAACAGGGCAAACTTGATAAACGTCTGGATATTTATTCAAATAAAACCGGAATAGCCACTGACGAACTGAGTCGATTGCAGCACAACCTGAACTGGCTGGCACACTCCGTGGCCAAACGCGAATCCAAGCTCACTGAATCATTGCTAAAAACTCACCAAGACAAGGAAAGACTCAATCTGCTCTCTTACACCGACCATCTTACCGGTCTGTTCAATAAACGCTTTTTCGAGCTGAAACTGGTTGAATCATGCTCCAGATGCATTTCCTGCAAAACACCGCTCCATCTCATACTCATTGACTGCGACCATTTTAAAGAGGTCAACGATATCTATGGGCATCAAGAGGGAGACAGAATTCTTGCTAAATTAGGCCAGATAATCAGCTCATCTGTAAGATGCGGTACGGATTTTCCCTTCCGTTTCGGAGGGGACGAATTCGGTGCGATCCTTGTCGGCGTGGATTCAACCCGCTGTGAACAGATCGCTGAACGCATCCGAACCCGCTTCTCACAAATTAAACTTGGCAGAGCCAGCCTTAGCATTGGGATTTCAAAACTCTACTACAAAGCCGACAGCCCTGAAGCCGAAGCCCAACATCTGGTTGCTTCTGCGGACAAGGCTCTCTATTTTGCAAAGAACACCGGACGGAATAAGATTATAAGTCCCGCCCAGTATAAAGAAATCCCACAGACATGTGACCATTAA
- a CDS encoding heavy-metal-associated domain-containing protein, whose translation MNFRKIVELEKYLDVAHHIPGRIRIKFSPLILTKPVALAAMKEHSELPDAIKDARVNMSARSVVVEYDSEQIQPELVEELIQGTDKDKKAQIISDLYGRLMSNG comes from the coding sequence ATGAACTTCCGTAAAATCGTTGAATTGGAAAAATATCTTGATGTGGCCCACCATATACCGGGACGCATCAGGATTAAATTCAGCCCGCTCATCTTAACAAAACCAGTAGCACTGGCGGCAATGAAGGAACATTCCGAGCTGCCTGACGCTATCAAGGATGCCCGGGTCAACATGTCCGCCCGGTCAGTGGTTGTTGAGTACGACTCTGAACAGATTCAGCCGGAACTGGTTGAAGAACTTATTCAGGGAACAGACAAAGACAAGAAAGCACAAATCATCAGCGACCTTTACGGCAGACTGATGAGTAACGGCTAA
- a CDS encoding cation-translocating P-type ATPase: MKKEKTYASIKHSIPGRIRFKVPNLRKNKILCSTVERNLEKVSGITRTRSNNKCATLVIRYNPEFITPENVIETLREIVAVHTTTICPIKDKSECGCPQVKDALRYFSFVSAVGGAVLISESLLGITVAQTLLSPLGFLTVLAAVPLVKEAVSKLREKKFGLEGILAGGIIAAVVAGEAMTAFEILWINAGAELLTAWITERSRRAISGILDNTTHHTFVLKDGMEVEVEINNLHKGDVVVLHTGEKICIDGTIVDGQGLINEAPITGRADFIHKQQDDQVFAGTFVREGVIYVRAEEVGDKTYLARILHKVEDSLENKTDIESTADKLSVRLVKIGLACTVGTLILTTDPWRAFTVLLVMACPCATVLSASTPISAAISTAAKNNILIKGGRYLEEVGRCDIACFDKTGTLTGSEPSLEHIHVTDGITESDLLTYALSVETHNHHPLAQAIKHEAGLRKLNPLPHTVCEYFLGKGMRAELPGNDNHSMEILVGNKKLTEQFDVRIGSLSRQVSNLKRKGLTVLYVVKDKEPLGLLAFANTIREESAAVLNSLGTGGVERTVLVTGDEPATANDLAKTLNIPEIHASAMPEEKAILVRTLQNEGGKVMMVGDGINDALALAQADVGVAMGTGGAEVAVEAADIALVDDDLRGLMYVQQLSQDTVKIAYQNFWLATGSNIVGVVMGATGVLSPIMAGFLHILHTMGVIANSSRLLRHSPEAIESKQGKIYELP; encoded by the coding sequence GTGAAAAAAGAAAAAACATATGCAAGCATAAAGCATTCAATACCGGGCAGAATAAGGTTCAAAGTACCGAATCTTAGAAAGAATAAGATTCTTTGCAGCACCGTTGAACGGAATCTTGAAAAAGTATCCGGGATCACCCGGACCCGTTCCAACAACAAATGTGCTACATTGGTAATCCGCTACAACCCGGAATTCATAACCCCCGAGAATGTTATTGAAACACTCCGGGAAATCGTGGCAGTGCACACGACTACAATATGTCCCATTAAGGACAAAAGCGAATGTGGCTGTCCGCAGGTCAAAGATGCCCTGCGCTATTTTTCCTTTGTCTCCGCTGTGGGCGGAGCTGTGCTGATAAGTGAGTCCCTACTGGGAATCACCGTGGCCCAGACCCTGCTCAGTCCTCTGGGTTTTCTGACTGTTCTGGCGGCGGTACCGCTGGTCAAAGAAGCAGTCAGCAAACTGCGTGAAAAGAAATTCGGCCTTGAAGGTATTCTGGCCGGAGGTATCATAGCTGCGGTTGTTGCCGGGGAAGCAATGACCGCCTTTGAAATCCTCTGGATCAACGCAGGGGCTGAACTGCTTACCGCATGGATCACCGAACGCTCCCGCAGGGCTATTTCCGGCATTCTGGATAATACCACCCACCACACCTTTGTCCTCAAAGACGGAATGGAAGTGGAAGTTGAGATAAATAATCTCCACAAAGGCGATGTGGTGGTTCTGCATACCGGGGAAAAAATTTGCATAGACGGTACCATTGTGGATGGTCAGGGGCTCATCAACGAAGCTCCCATCACCGGACGGGCCGACTTCATCCACAAACAACAGGATGATCAGGTTTTCGCCGGAACATTTGTACGCGAAGGCGTCATCTACGTCCGGGCCGAAGAAGTGGGTGACAAAACTTATCTGGCCCGCATCCTCCACAAAGTAGAAGATTCTCTTGAAAATAAAACCGACATTGAATCCACAGCGGACAAACTTTCCGTAAGACTGGTTAAAATCGGCCTTGCCTGCACCGTGGGGACCCTCATACTCACCACTGACCCGTGGCGCGCGTTCACCGTACTGCTGGTTATGGCCTGCCCCTGCGCCACCGTGCTTTCTGCTTCCACCCCCATCAGCGCGGCCATCAGCACAGCGGCAAAGAACAACATTCTCATCAAGGGCGGCAGGTATCTTGAAGAAGTGGGCCGCTGTGATATCGCCTGCTTTGACAAAACCGGAACCCTGACCGGAAGCGAGCCCAGTCTCGAGCATATCCACGTCACTGACGGCATAACCGAAAGCGACCTGCTGACCTATGCTCTTTCAGTTGAAACCCACAACCACCACCCGCTGGCTCAAGCCATTAAGCATGAAGCAGGACTCAGAAAGCTGAATCCCCTGCCCCATACAGTCTGCGAATATTTCTTAGGCAAGGGTATGCGCGCGGAACTCCCTGGAAATGATAACCATTCTATGGAAATTTTGGTGGGTAACAAAAAGCTGACCGAACAATTCGACGTACGCATCGGCTCCCTGAGCAGGCAGGTTTCAAACCTCAAGCGCAAAGGGCTTACCGTACTCTACGTGGTCAAAGACAAGGAACCTCTAGGACTACTTGCCTTTGCCAACACCATCCGCGAAGAATCCGCAGCCGTCCTCAATTCCCTTGGAACAGGCGGAGTTGAACGCACGGTATTGGTTACCGGGGACGAGCCAGCAACTGCCAACGACCTCGCAAAGACTTTAAATATTCCGGAAATTCACGCCTCAGCCATGCCCGAAGAAAAGGCCATCCTTGTGCGCACTCTACAAAATGAAGGCGGCAAAGTCATGATGGTCGGCGACGGAATCAACGACGCCCTTGCCCTTGCGCAGGCCGACGTCGGCGTAGCCATGGGAACCGGAGGCGCGGAAGTGGCTGTTGAAGCGGCAGACATCGCACTGGTAGATGATGACCTCAGGGGTCTCATGTACGTCCAGCAATTAAGTCAGGACACTGTAAAAATAGCCTACCAGAACTTCTGGCTGGCAACAGGTTCAAATATAGTGGGAGTCGTCATGGGCGCGACCGGGGTTCTTTCCCCGATCATGGCCGGTTTCCTGCACATTCTGCACACCATGGGAGTCATAGCTAACTCGTCAAGGCTGCTCCGTCATTCACCTGAAGCAATCGAATCCAAGCAAGGCAAAATCTATGAACTTCCGTAA